The Phycisphaerales bacterium AB-hyl4 genome has a window encoding:
- a CDS encoding type II secretion system protein GspK, whose product MMNGRTKCGRGGCHRERGAVMIVAVLILLVVTATALLLATTMRVEVRAAANQVEAMAAANAAEGAVRHVMAVLAREPGQMPAAGELPSEGVIVGDAAYWLIRPAGEGRAGYVAGITDEASKLHLNVATVEMLGQLRGVGRTRAEDVVAWRTPEEQAMDLPGAGAEHYLMLDPPYLPKHGPLESVEELLLVRGWTPERLFELADFGDTTGMDFENVIEPDRPLYELFTVYSYAARADAINVNASDERDALRELLETELSAERFSLVWSELGFGGGGGGRGGSGGPTFESMLDFYRRSGLTGEEFDALAARLTTDETAASAGRVNVNTASEPVLAALPGMDEASAAALVDARAGRDASEGGLAWVVDAVGDDRLFEAGPYLTDRAQQFTVDVVAIGATGRAFKRYRVVIDMAGDRPRVVRFDDWTERGWPLDPALREALRSGVSLEEAVALYGRLDR is encoded by the coding sequence ATGATGAACGGGCGAACCAAGTGTGGGCGTGGGGGGTGTCATCGCGAGCGGGGGGCGGTGATGATCGTGGCGGTGTTGATTCTGCTGGTGGTGACGGCGACGGCGCTGCTGCTGGCGACGACGATGCGCGTGGAGGTGCGGGCGGCGGCGAATCAGGTGGAGGCGATGGCGGCGGCGAACGCGGCGGAGGGGGCGGTGCGGCATGTGATGGCGGTGCTGGCGCGGGAGCCGGGGCAGATGCCAGCGGCAGGCGAATTGCCCAGCGAAGGGGTGATCGTGGGCGATGCGGCGTACTGGCTGATTCGGCCTGCGGGCGAGGGGCGGGCCGGGTATGTGGCGGGCATCACGGACGAGGCGAGCAAGCTGCATCTGAATGTGGCGACGGTGGAAATGCTCGGGCAGCTTCGCGGCGTGGGGCGGACGCGGGCGGAGGATGTGGTGGCATGGCGGACGCCGGAGGAGCAGGCGATGGACCTGCCTGGGGCGGGGGCGGAGCATTATTTGATGCTGGACCCGCCTTACCTGCCCAAGCATGGGCCGCTGGAGAGCGTGGAAGAGTTGCTGCTGGTTCGCGGCTGGACGCCGGAGCGGTTGTTTGAGCTGGCGGACTTCGGCGACACGACGGGGATGGACTTTGAAAACGTGATTGAACCGGATCGGCCGTTGTATGAGCTGTTTACGGTGTACAGCTATGCGGCGCGGGCGGATGCGATCAATGTGAACGCATCGGATGAGCGGGATGCGTTGCGTGAGCTGCTGGAGACGGAGCTGTCGGCGGAGCGGTTCAGCCTGGTGTGGTCGGAGTTGGGGTTTGGCGGCGGGGGCGGGGGTCGTGGTGGTAGTGGCGGACCCACGTTTGAGAGCATGTTGGATTTTTACCGGCGGTCGGGGCTGACGGGGGAGGAGTTTGATGCACTGGCGGCGCGGTTAACGACGGACGAGACGGCAGCGTCGGCGGGGCGGGTGAATGTGAATACGGCGTCGGAGCCGGTGCTGGCGGCGCTGCCGGGGATGGATGAGGCGTCGGCGGCGGCGTTGGTGGACGCGCGGGCGGGGCGGGACGCGTCGGAAGGGGGGCTGGCGTGGGTGGTGGATGCGGTGGGTGACGATCGGCTGTTTGAGGCGGGGCCTTACCTGACGGACCGGGCGCAACAGTTCACAGTGGATGTGGTTGCAATCGGAGCGACGGGTCGGGCGTTCAAGCGGTATCGGGTGGTGATTGACATGGCGGGCGATCGGCCGCGCGTGGTGCGGTTTGACGACTGGACGGAGCGAGGCTGGCCGTTGGACCCAGCCTTGCGTGAGGCGCTTCGGTCGGGGGTGAGCCTGGAGGAGGCGGTGGCGTTGTACGGGAGGCTTGATCGGTGA